A window from Candidatus Sysuiplasma jiujiangense encodes these proteins:
- a CDS encoding Eco57I restriction-modification methylase domain-containing protein, with the protein MASVIGGYRSLIDIYAGEHGKNAIELRRIMRQIRDRLYEVLNTYYLSMLSREGNTGKEKFREISKEFGRLNPFHWFVDFNKAIDRSGFDVVLGNPPYIEDRNYSAIEIAIIRCMKRGPKNGGKPSVPLLYASKDCGNTYAYFIERALDLARPEGRMSLIVPVSLVSTDRMGSIRRFVHENSSSAWYYNFDDRPGKIFSGLEHCRSTILVAEKGGRLKRLEVSGYNRWRTADRYKLFNRIRTVPWQADEPGALIPKLGSPLELEILKRLMESSEGKRLGDFCATDGVPIWYHNAPQYWIHAHRDGAVPKVEYYSEYRENDGVITPLNLEDVSISDHYKKLAFPENKADAVIALLCSSIFYWWFTIWSDGRDLLDSHIKQFPLNLDKLSKQDGTELTRLVDELTDSFERHSAEVINVRKKGTKESYVIKIKTINTIDSYDIIRKIDSALFNIIGLNEEQSEFLAKFDLSFRMQKGEGSILEDFTDRPILDREGET; encoded by the coding sequence ATGGCATCCGTGATTGGCGGGTACAGGAGCCTCATAGACATCTACGCCGGGGAACACGGAAAGAACGCGATAGAACTCAGACGAATCATGCGGCAAATCAGGGACAGACTGTACGAAGTGCTCAACACGTATTATCTGTCGATGCTGTCCAGGGAGGGCAACACGGGCAAAGAGAAATTCAGGGAGATATCGAAAGAGTTTGGGCGCTTGAATCCGTTTCACTGGTTTGTCGACTTCAACAAGGCAATTGATCGGAGCGGTTTTGACGTCGTTCTCGGCAATCCGCCTTACATAGAGGACAGGAACTACAGCGCGATCGAGATCGCGATAATCCGATGCATGAAAAGAGGCCCGAAGAACGGCGGCAAGCCGTCCGTGCCTCTGCTCTACGCATCGAAGGACTGCGGAAACACTTACGCCTATTTCATCGAGCGGGCGCTCGATCTCGCCAGACCGGAAGGCAGGATGTCATTGATAGTCCCGGTATCCCTTGTTTCGACGGACAGGATGGGCAGTATCAGGAGGTTCGTTCACGAAAATTCATCGTCGGCATGGTATTACAACTTCGACGACAGGCCTGGGAAAATCTTCTCAGGTCTGGAGCACTGCAGATCCACCATCCTCGTTGCAGAGAAGGGCGGCCGGTTGAAAAGACTCGAGGTTTCAGGATACAACAGATGGCGAACCGCCGACAGATATAAGCTTTTCAACAGGATTCGGACCGTTCCGTGGCAGGCGGATGAGCCCGGAGCGCTTATTCCGAAACTCGGCAGTCCCTTGGAACTGGAGATATTGAAACGGCTCATGGAATCCAGCGAGGGGAAAAGACTCGGCGATTTCTGCGCAACGGACGGCGTGCCCATATGGTACCACAACGCACCACAGTACTGGATACATGCGCACAGGGACGGCGCAGTGCCGAAGGTGGAATACTATTCCGAATACAGGGAGAACGACGGTGTGATAACGCCCCTGAATCTGGAGGACGTGTCCATTTCGGATCATTACAAAAAATTGGCATTCCCCGAAAACAAGGCGGATGCAGTGATCGCACTGCTGTGCTCATCAATATTTTACTGGTGGTTCACGATATGGTCGGACGGCAGGGACCTTCTCGATTCTCACATAAAACAGTTCCCTCTGAATCTGGATAAATTGAGCAAGCAGGATGGAACGGAGCTCACCAGACTAGTCGATGAACTGACGGACAGTTTCGAACGCCATTCGGCCGAAGTAATCAACGTCAGGAAAAAAGGGACGAAGGAAAGCTATGTTATAAAAATAAAGACAATTAACACGATCGATTCATACGACATCATCAGGAAAATCGACTCTGCACTATTCAACATCATAGGGCTTAACGAAGAGCAGTCCGAATTCTTGGCGAAATTTGACTTATCCTTCAGGATGCAGAAGGGAGAAGGTTCAATACTTGAAGATTTTACGGATCGTCCGATTTTGGATAGAGAAGGAGAGACGTAG
- a CDS encoding N-6 DNA methylase: MQSNLHGRENDAELEVAFERKLNEIVRNLKTHFKSVDRFQDIIANSRKYRADDLIEGQKPESLVRQFVVDPLLEFLRFSSIRETTMPTPHGIRAPDYFVSPVSADDPRLYVEVEPMNADLRREGEGISQIREWLFSRASKTDYGMATNGIEWILVKFDKSLLDVREVRRFDLRKSFLKAMNAASLLDDKELAGERQGFLRLHAENILDFLSANELRVEQKKEEISESFYDHYVRAVFGRDVNGGKIEGGCLLDQINAPAHANGENEKNLFAVILMNRLIFIKFLEEKGIVDRNLLNSIFDQYRSSRLPSTFYASLLKPLFYNVFNTPVNERPEHVAGNPVFASLPYLNGGLFREVIRFESEYDVGNDGIELVVRDLLERYRFQLKTGEGINPDILGYIFEKTINFISGTGNMGQKMKGAYYTPNDVVEFIVSSTLVPVVHERLTRTLREAGFDESVLSRCATLSDILDPANLPTDRNLLRKMIDEVERITVLDPACGSGHFLTAILSEFVRIKEYLIKAAGGRADRYRIKRDIISQNIFGVDIDPNAVEIARLRLWLSLIDEVKGERHVEALPNIDFNIIAGNSLIGLRMPSTERLTLTLWNKDAVGELFMGLSSVHPLKAASIRNSILAGRWHP, translated from the coding sequence ATGCAATCGAATCTGCATGGAAGAGAGAACGATGCTGAACTCGAGGTTGCATTCGAAAGGAAGCTGAATGAGATTGTGAGAAACCTGAAAACGCACTTCAAAAGCGTGGATCGTTTTCAGGATATCATAGCCAATTCAAGAAAGTACAGGGCTGACGATCTCATAGAGGGACAGAAGCCTGAATCACTCGTCCGGCAATTTGTGGTCGATCCCCTTCTCGAGTTCCTGCGCTTTTCGTCTATCAGGGAAACAACGATGCCCACGCCGCACGGCATCAGGGCACCTGATTATTTTGTCAGCCCGGTGAGTGCCGACGATCCTAGACTCTACGTTGAGGTGGAACCAATGAACGCAGACCTCCGAAGGGAGGGAGAGGGCATTTCACAAATCAGGGAATGGCTTTTTTCACGCGCCTCAAAGACGGACTACGGAATGGCAACGAACGGCATCGAATGGATCCTCGTGAAATTCGACAAATCCCTGCTGGATGTGCGGGAAGTCCGGCGCTTTGACCTCAGGAAGTCATTTCTGAAGGCGATGAACGCCGCGTCTCTCCTCGATGACAAGGAACTGGCAGGGGAACGGCAAGGTTTTCTTCGCCTGCATGCGGAAAATATTCTCGACTTCCTTTCTGCAAATGAATTAAGGGTCGAGCAGAAGAAGGAGGAGATTTCAGAGTCGTTCTACGATCATTACGTCAGAGCCGTATTCGGAAGAGACGTAAATGGGGGAAAAATCGAAGGCGGCTGTCTTCTAGATCAGATAAACGCTCCGGCGCATGCAAACGGCGAGAATGAGAAAAACCTGTTCGCCGTCATTCTGATGAACAGATTGATTTTCATAAAATTCCTGGAGGAAAAAGGGATAGTGGACAGGAATCTGCTGAACAGCATTTTCGACCAGTACAGATCATCAAGGCTGCCGTCCACCTTCTACGCATCTTTGCTTAAGCCGCTGTTCTACAATGTTTTCAACACTCCCGTGAATGAAAGGCCGGAGCACGTTGCGGGCAACCCTGTCTTTGCCAGTCTGCCGTATCTCAACGGCGGACTGTTCAGGGAGGTGATACGCTTCGAATCTGAATACGATGTCGGCAACGACGGCATAGAACTTGTCGTCAGGGATCTGCTTGAAAGGTACCGCTTCCAGCTCAAGACCGGCGAAGGCATAAATCCCGACATCCTGGGCTATATTTTCGAGAAGACTATAAACTTCATTTCGGGCACGGGAAACATGGGTCAGAAAATGAAGGGTGCATATTACACACCGAATGATGTTGTCGAGTTCATCGTGTCCAGTACGCTGGTGCCGGTTGTTCATGAGCGGCTGACCCGGACGTTGAGAGAGGCGGGCTTCGACGAGTCCGTTCTCTCCCGGTGCGCTACATTGAGCGATATCCTGGATCCCGCGAATCTGCCGACGGACAGGAACCTGTTGAGGAAAATGATAGACGAAGTGGAAAGGATCACTGTGCTGGATCCTGCTTGCGGTTCCGGCCACTTCCTGACGGCAATCCTTTCGGAGTTTGTCCGCATAAAGGAATATCTGATAAAAGCCGCCGGCGGCAGGGCCGACAGATACAGGATAAAGAGAGACATCATCTCGCAGAACATCTTCGGCGTGGACATAGATCCGAATGCTGTTGAGATAGCCAGGCTGCGCCTGTGGCTGTCCCTCATAGACGAAGTAAAAGGCGAACGGCATGTTGAAGCGCTGCCGAACATAGATTTCAATATCATCGCGGGAAACAGCCTCATAGGCCTCAGGATGCCTTCCACGGAGAGGCTGACCCTGACCCTGTGGAACAAAGATGCGGTCGGCGAACTTTTCATGGGTTTGTCTTCGGTACATCCGCTAAAGGCGGCAAGCATCAGGAACAGCATTCTGGCGGGCAGATGGCATCCGTGA
- a CDS encoding carboxypeptidase regulatory-like domain-containing protein — MPNYTSNMSEGANSADSGIKNAITLSPGDLKVTYYYDPNYGHFIVDLPVTVDAGIGAKTSVWAEIMTAAPEISLIIGNATTNEVTTYLITNNNTGANISSNKLDQGVLNQTLFRIALDILGYLPIVGYVENTVSLAADLEGVGMSSASASILSGNATMYEQDATGGGNYSFNSNGQAVAWQNIYSTGAEFMIEISAPYDSSHTFEVKAYDSTYTPGGGNWQGLARYFNFSALPANELYGTAYTSTGVPAANANIYIETTTGIAYEEQTNQYGQYRFFGVPGASYWVWGNYVTPFGSANSTYYEVTANGNGDVGGYTLALDLTIPATYIKGYVYGSNGRLSGASVTATISGKSDSATTNSNGYYQILTNFAGTYDMSASHYDYYTGTGSVTVSLSSDAWWNKTLEYHATPPPGCVLFGTSITLFNGKTIPVQDLTIGKQILSYDFSNESLIQGIVNGITVSNVSHVWEIDGIIGISGVKDQPLYVQLQNGTEELLPLGELNNTMEIFDPLNSTWIQVYNITVLNGNFTVYDISASPPSVFHNDTGVQGDYIANGILVPDKFP, encoded by the coding sequence ATGCCGAATTACACATCCAACATGAGCGAAGGAGCGAATAGCGCAGACTCTGGCATCAAGAACGCAATTACACTTTCTCCAGGTGATTTGAAAGTGACATACTACTACGATCCGAATTATGGTCATTTTATAGTTGACCTCCCCGTGACGGTGGACGCTGGTATAGGAGCAAAGACAAGTGTCTGGGCCGAAATAATGACGGCAGCGCCGGAGATAAGTCTCATCATCGGGAATGCAACGACAAACGAGGTAACAACCTACCTTATAACAAACAATAACACAGGGGCAAATATTTCATCCAACAAACTAGATCAGGGGGTACTCAATCAGACACTGTTCAGAATAGCGCTCGATATACTCGGTTATCTGCCTATTGTCGGATATGTGGAGAACACTGTTTCACTTGCAGCCGACCTGGAAGGAGTTGGCATGAGTTCGGCCTCCGCCAGTATACTGAGCGGAAATGCAACAATGTATGAGCAAGACGCCACGGGAGGGGGCAATTACAGTTTCAACTCCAATGGGCAGGCCGTGGCATGGCAAAACATCTATTCCACTGGAGCGGAATTCATGATAGAAATTTCTGCTCCTTATGATTCTTCTCACACTTTCGAAGTCAAGGCATACGATTCCACATATACACCCGGCGGCGGAAACTGGCAGGGTCTTGCGCGTTATTTCAATTTCTCCGCCCTGCCTGCAAACGAATTGTATGGAACAGCCTACACGTCCACCGGTGTTCCTGCTGCGAACGCAAATATTTACATTGAGACAACAACCGGGATTGCATACGAGGAACAGACGAACCAGTATGGGCAGTACAGATTCTTCGGTGTTCCCGGTGCATCATACTGGGTCTGGGGAAACTACGTAACGCCGTTCGGCAGTGCAAACAGCACCTACTATGAGGTAACTGCAAATGGAAACGGGGATGTTGGAGGCTACACACTGGCACTGGACCTTACGATTCCTGCAACATACATCAAAGGATACGTATACGGCAGCAACGGCAGGCTGTCAGGTGCCAGCGTTACTGCGACGATTTCAGGCAAGTCGGATTCTGCCACCACAAACAGCAACGGATACTACCAGATACTCACTAACTTTGCGGGCACGTATGACATGAGCGCAAGCCATTATGACTATTACACCGGAACAGGCAGCGTGACGGTGTCGCTGAGCAGCGATGCGTGGTGGAACAAGACTCTTGAATATCACGCTACCCCTCCACCAGGCTGCGTTCTGTTTGGTACGAGCATAACACTGTTCAACGGCAAGACGATACCCGTGCAGGATTTGACAATAGGAAAACAGATACTGTCGTATGATTTCAGCAATGAGTCTCTGATTCAAGGCATTGTCAACGGCATAACCGTGTCTAATGTCTCCCATGTCTGGGAGATTGATGGCATAATAGGCATCTCCGGGGTCAAGGACCAGCCATTGTACGTTCAACTGCAAAACGGAACAGAGGAGCTGTTGCCCCTTGGAGAACTCAACAATACAATGGAAATTTTCGATCCGCTTAACAGCACATGGATACAAGTCTACAACATTACGGTTCTCAACGGGAATTTCACTGTGTATGATATCTCGGCATCGCCACCATCAGTTTTCCACAACGATACTGGCGTTCAAGGAGATTACATAGCAAATGGCATTCTGGTGCCTGATAAGTTCCCTTGA